GGCGACAAGCCCATCGGAACCGTCAGCAATGTTATCTGGCTGGGCGCAAAAGGTATCCCAAATATTGGTCAATCTGAATTCTGCAGCGCCTTCAATTTGAAATGCCGCAGTGGCTACACCATAAGTAAATGCTTTTGTATTCATGGCAGAACCATGGGGCAGAGTGAGTTTCTTCATCAGTCAAGAATACCTGTAATCAATTATTTTATTTTGTAAGCGCTTACAAAATGCCTTGTGTTATTGGTATTTTGCCATTAGATTTAAAAGCTAAATGAAAGCGCTTACATTTGAGGTTAGTGCTTTATAAATTAAATATCAACTGAATTTGTGTAATTACTTTTACAACAAATCAAGCATATATTCAGTTGATCTCACTGACGCTAAGAGGCTTTATTATGGCTAATACTTTGTCGCCCATGCCCGCACACGCTCATTCTGAGCAAGCACCTAATTACACGTTTGCGCTGACATCATTGACGACGCTTTTTTTTATGTGGGGATTTATTACCTGTTTAAATGACATTTTGATCCCCCATTTGAAAGGGGTATTTGATCTGAGTTACAGCCAAGCGATGCTGGTGCAATTTTGTTTTTTTGGTGCTTACTTTCTTGTATCAGTGCCATCTGGGTATTTGATTAAACGAGTAGGTTACCAAAAGGGCATTGTTTTAGGATTAGTGATTGCTGCTATTGGCTGTGCTTTGTTTTATCCGGCTGCGGCAGTTTTTAGTTATCCGGTATTTTTATTTGCTTTATTTGTACTTGCATCAGGGGTGACGTTATTGCAAGTGTCGGCAAATCCGTATGTGAGTAATCTAGGGCCGGCTAAAACAGCATCAGCACGCTTAAATTTGACGCAAGCATTTAATTCGCTAGGTACCACAGTGGCCCCTTTTTTTGGCGCATTATTGATTTTAGATCAAGCGAGCCAAGCACTCAGCAGCGCACAATCTGCGGATGTTGTGAAGTTGCCTTATTTGCTGCTTGCATCAGCGTTATTAGTTTTGGCGGCTATTTTTGCATGGTTGAAACTACCGGATTTACAGCAACAAACTGATCCCGATCCCGTCAGTGTCACTGATTCAACCGTTTGGCAGCATCGCCATTTAGTACTCGGTGTGGGAGCTATTTTTCTGTATGTGGGCGCTGAG
This Pseudoalteromonas ulvae UL12 DNA region includes the following protein-coding sequences:
- a CDS encoding sugar MFS transporter codes for the protein MANTLSPMPAHAHSEQAPNYTFALTSLTTLFFMWGFITCLNDILIPHLKGVFDLSYSQAMLVQFCFFGAYFLVSVPSGYLIKRVGYQKGIVLGLVIAAIGCALFYPAAAVFSYPVFLFALFVLASGVTLLQVSANPYVSNLGPAKTASARLNLTQAFNSLGTTVAPFFGALLILDQASQALSSAQSADVVKLPYLLLASALLVLAAIFAWLKLPDLQQQTDPDPVSVTDSTVWQHRHLVLGVGAIFLYVGAEVAIGSFLVSFLSLETIASLSEHQAAQYIAYYWGGAMVGRFIGAGLLHKIDAGKMLAFNAIMAVALLVVTLLASGALAMWAILLVGLCNSIMFPTIFSLAINQLKHHTSQGSGLLCLAIVGGAIVPLLQGVLADQFGVQLSFALPVICYLYIAYYGVFGSRVVSKV